The Candidatus Fusobacterium pullicola nucleotide sequence GAGCACATCTGAATATGATAAGGAAAAATTACAAGAGAGACTTGCAAAACTTTCTGGTGGAGTAGCAGTAATCAAAGTTGGAGCAGCTACAGAAACAGAGATGAAGGATAAAAAGCTTAGAATAGAAGATGCACTAAATGCTACTAGAGCAGGAGTTGAAGAGGGAATAGTTTCTGGAGGAGGAACTATACTTGTAGAGATTGCTAAGGATATGGACAGTTTCAAACTAGAGGGAGAAGAGGGAATAGGAGTAGAGATAGTTAAAAAAGCTCTTACAGCACCACTTAGACAGATAGCTGAAAATGCTGGAGTAGATGGGGCTGTTGTACTTGAAAAGGTAAAAGATATGCCAGAGGGATATGGATTCAATGCTGCTTCTGAAAAGTATGTAAATATGATAGAAGAGGGTATATTAGATCCAGTAAAAGTAACAAGATCAGCTATTCAAAATGCTGCTTCTGTATCAGCTCTAATATTAACTACAGAGGTTTTAGTAGCTAGTAAAAAAGAACCTAAACAGCAAGAGATGAATCCTGGTATGATGCCTGGAATGATGTAATAAAAGTGTAAAAATAACGTGAAAATAGTGTTAAAACAGAAAAAACAATTGACAAGTTAACATAAAAAATAGTATAGTATATTTGAAAAAATTAGGCTAGGAGATATGGTGAGGCTGAAATCCCAAGTGATTTGGAATGATGTCTTTAGTGTATTCTAGCTTTTTTTTATAAGAAGTAGAAAATAGGAGGGAGATATATTATGAGTAAAATTTTTGCCCATAGAGGATACAGTGGAAAATATCCAGAAAATACAATGATAGCTTTTAAAAAAGCCCTAGAGTGTGGAGTAGATGGGATTGAACTAGATGTTCAACTAACAAAGGATGGAGAGGTAGTAATTATTCATGATGAAACTATAGATAGAACGACAACAGGAAAAGGTTTTGTTGTAGATTATACCTACGAGGAGTTAGAAAGATTTGATGCTTCGTTCAAATTTAAAGATTTAGGATTTAATAAAATCCCTACATTAAGAGAGTATTTTCAACTGGTAAAAGATTATGATATAGTTACAAATGTAGAATTAAAAACAGGAATAAATGAGTATTTAGGAATAGAGGAAAAGGTATGGGAGCTAATAAAGGAGTATAACTTAGAGGAGAAAGTGATAATATCTAGTTTTAACCATTTCTCTGTAATGAGAATGAAAGATATAGCTCCACAATTGAAGTATGGATTTTTATCAGAAGATTGGATAATAGATGCAGGAAAATATACTCATTCTTATGGAGTACAATGCTATCATCCAAGATTTAATAATCTTGTACCAGATGTTATTAAAGAATTAAAGAAGTATAATCTAGAGATTAATACTTGGACAGTAAATTTAGAAGAGGATATGAGATATCTTTATTCAAATAATATTGATGTGATAATTACTAACTATCCCGAGTTAGCTCAAGAAATAAAGAAAGAGTATCAAGGAGAGACTAATGAGTAGTTTTACAAATTCACTTACAATATATGAGATTATCCTTAGAATTTTTATGGCAATTGTTATAGGTGGGATGATAGGATATGAAAGAGGGCAACATAATAGACCTGCTGGTTTTAGAACTCATATACTGGTTTGTCTTGGAGCTACAATAGTTTCTATGATTCAAGATCAATTGAGAATAAATCTTCATAATTATGCAATAGCTTTTCCAGAAGCTAGTCAAGTTATGAAAACAGATTTAGGGCGAATAGGAGCTCAGGTAGTAAGTGGAATAGGATTTTTAGGTGCTGGAACAATAATGAGAGATAAAGGAGTTATAGGTGGTCTTACTACAGCAGCTTCAATATGGGCTACTGGGTGTTTAGGGCTTAGCATAGGATGGGGATTTTATTATCTAGCTGTTCCATCTGGAATAGCTGTAATAATTGTTCTTGTAACTTTGAAGAAATTAGAACGTTATTGGATAGAGAATAAACATATAGCAAAATTACTAGTTCGATTTAATCAAGATATAGATTTTTCTGAAGCATTAATGAAAAATTATAATTTTTTTAATGAAAATAATATTAAAATAAAGAATGTAGAAAAAAATACAGATGGAAATATGATAGAGTATACTTTAATTATGGGAAAACAAACAGATATTTTAGATGTTATGTCAGAGCTTTCAACATACAGCCATATCTCTCAAATTCAAATTCCATAGTAAAAAATAAAGAGGTGATAAAAAATGTCACTTCTTTTTTATATTGAGAAAAATAAAGATTGACAAAACCCCGATTTAAAGGTAATAATAGTTATATAGAGAGAGAATTTTTATCAAAGATAGGGGGAAAACAAATTGGATAATTTAATAATTACAGTTGGAACAAGTTTAATAGAGAATTATATTGAACATAACCCAGAGAAAACAAATATCACTAAGGATGATATTTTAAGCTATTATGAAAAAGAGAGTATGGTAGACCTAAGAGATAAAAGATTTGGGTCTGAAATTATAGCTGTAGAAAATCTAAGAGAAAAGGATATCTTCTCAGGAAGGCACCTATTTATGATAACTCATGACACTGTAAATGGAAGATTAGCAGGAGAAGTACTAGAAGAGTTTTTCCTAAGTAAAGGGATAGTAAGAAGAGTTACTAGAAAAGCAGTTGAAAAAATGAATAAGAGAAATCCTGATGAATTTAGAACGAAGGGATTAAGAAATCTTGTTGAAGAAGTTGGAGATATAGTAGAGCAAGTAGGCAATAAATATAATATAGCTGTATGTACTGTTGGAGGATATACAGCAGAGATATTTATGGTAAGTCTTATGGCACAAATTTTAGGAATAAAATCATATTTTATGTTTAGAGAGTTTGAAGATGTTACTGAGATTCCACCTCTTCCTATAAAAATAGATTATAATTACTATTTAGAAAACAAAGATTTCTTCAATACTATCTCAAATAATGAAAGATTAGAAAAAGAGAAAATTGAAAAATACTTAAATGAAAAATTAGAGTTATCTTATTTCCTTGAAGAGATAAAAGATGGAGATAAAACTTATGTTGAGTTATCAGCAATGGGAGATTTCTATCTAAAAACAGTTAAAAACTGTAAATATCTACCAAGAAGAATAACTAATGTTCCAGTAAATGAAAAGGAGATTCCATCTTCAACAATTAAAGAAAGACCACAAGAGTTAGATGATATGTTAAGCTTATTAAAGGCTTCACCATACGTAAATAAATTAAAAGTTGTATTCCATAATCCAAATAGAAAGTTAAAGGTATCTAAATTCTTTATCTTAGATAGTGATGATTTTGAGAGTACATTAGCTCTTGAAATGAAAACATCTATGGGAGGATTTAGAGTAGATATATATACTGTTGCTGATACGAAGAAAGAGTATGAAGCTCTAATGGTATATTTTAATGAAAATTTCCTATAATTAAATTAAAGATATAAACCTCTCTTAATTATTAATTTTGTGATGAAA carries:
- a CDS encoding MgtC/SapB family protein, giving the protein MSSFTNSLTIYEIILRIFMAIVIGGMIGYERGQHNRPAGFRTHILVCLGATIVSMIQDQLRINLHNYAIAFPEASQVMKTDLGRIGAQVVSGIGFLGAGTIMRDKGVIGGLTTAASIWATGCLGLSIGWGFYYLAVPSGIAVIIVLVTLKKLERYWIENKHIAKLLVRFNQDIDFSEALMKNYNFFNENNIKIKNVEKNTDGNMIEYTLIMGKQTDILDVMSELSTYSHISQIQIP
- a CDS encoding antitoxin, whose amino-acid sequence is MDNLIITVGTSLIENYIEHNPEKTNITKDDILSYYEKESMVDLRDKRFGSEIIAVENLREKDIFSGRHLFMITHDTVNGRLAGEVLEEFFLSKGIVRRVTRKAVEKMNKRNPDEFRTKGLRNLVEEVGDIVEQVGNKYNIAVCTVGGYTAEIFMVSLMAQILGIKSYFMFREFEDVTEIPPLPIKIDYNYYLENKDFFNTISNNERLEKEKIEKYLNEKLELSYFLEEIKDGDKTYVELSAMGDFYLKTVKNCKYLPRRITNVPVNEKEIPSSTIKERPQELDDMLSLLKASPYVNKLKVVFHNPNRKLKVSKFFILDSDDFESTLALEMKTSMGGFRVDIYTVADTKKEYEALMVYFNENFL
- a CDS encoding glycerophosphodiester phosphodiesterase, with product MSKIFAHRGYSGKYPENTMIAFKKALECGVDGIELDVQLTKDGEVVIIHDETIDRTTTGKGFVVDYTYEELERFDASFKFKDLGFNKIPTLREYFQLVKDYDIVTNVELKTGINEYLGIEEKVWELIKEYNLEEKVIISSFNHFSVMRMKDIAPQLKYGFLSEDWIIDAGKYTHSYGVQCYHPRFNNLVPDVIKELKKYNLEINTWTVNLEEDMRYLYSNNIDVIITNYPELAQEIKKEYQGETNE